The following coding sequences lie in one Deinococcus aerolatus genomic window:
- a CDS encoding serine/threonine-protein kinase, whose protein sequence is MALAGQVVGDGVRLIRPIGRGSHSLVYFAVDAQGQPCAVKVFLPEMQDFAEREYQHSRGLDHPRLAYVLGRGALEGRPVLISTLARGEVLFSRYTRRPALRVDRRAFLLTLAHLLDALAYLHSCGLVHRDIKPENIVVEPDGSAKLVDLDLSGPALEAFPVPTRFGTAAFQSPEASRGEPLGPEADLYGVGMLLGWGIFGALPDPTGSAPYHPDPLCPLYLTLTRQDRGQRPADAAWVRERILKLSNLNI, encoded by the coding sequence ATGGCTCTGGCGGGACAGGTGGTGGGCGACGGTGTGCGGCTGATCCGGCCCATCGGACGCGGCTCTCACAGTCTGGTGTATTTTGCGGTGGACGCCCAGGGGCAACCCTGCGCCGTCAAGGTGTTTCTGCCGGAGATGCAGGACTTCGCCGAGCGTGAGTACCAGCATTCCCGCGGCCTGGATCACCCCCGCCTGGCGTATGTGCTGGGGCGCGGTGCCCTGGAGGGCCGCCCTGTGCTGATCAGCACCCTGGCCCGCGGCGAGGTGCTGTTTTCGCGCTACACCCGGCGCCCTGCCCTGCGGGTGGATCGCCGCGCGTTTCTGCTCACGCTGGCGCATCTGCTGGACGCGCTGGCATACCTGCATTCGTGTGGCCTGGTCCACCGCGACATCAAACCGGAGAACATCGTGGTGGAGCCGGACGGCAGCGCCAAGCTGGTGGACCTGGACCTGTCCGGCCCGGCCCTGGAAGCCTTTCCGGTGCCCACCCGTTTCGGGACGGCGGCCTTCCAGAGTCCCGAAGCGTCCCGGGGCGAACCGCTGGGGCCAGAGGCGGATCTGTACGGCGTGGGCATGCTGCTGGGCTGGGGCATCTTCGGTGCGCTGCCGGACCCCACCGGTTCTGCGCCCTACCACCCGGACCCGCTCTGCCCGCTGTACCTGACCCTCACACGTCAGGACCGCGGGCAGCGCCCTGCTGACGCCGCCTGGGTGCGGGAGAGGATTCTCAAGCTGTCGAACCTGAACATCTGA
- the metH gene encoding methionine synthase, translated as MNRDIRAAARERILVLDGAWGTMLQRANLNEADFRFDGADPLRMYRGNFDLLQLTRPDVIRDIHRAYFGAGADIASTNTFNSTTISQADYGTEALARAMNEAGARLAREVADEFEAADGKPRWVAGAIGPTNRTATLSPDVERPEFRNVTFDSLVDAYAAAAEGLIVGGADLLLLETVFDTLNAKAALFACEEAFARTGRTLPVMLSGTITDASGRTLSGQTPEAFAISTAHANLFSLGLNCALGADLLRPHLRAIAANTETLVSVHPNAGLPNAFGEYDETPEHTASVLADFAREGLVNIVGGCCGTTPEHIRAIANEMARIKPRTAAKLPPFLRLSGLEALTVTPELNFVNVGERTNVTGSPRFNKAILAGDFDTGLKIARQQVENGAQIVDINFDEGMLDGEAAMVKFLNLLAGEPDISRVPLMLDSSKWEILEAGLKRVQGKCVVNSISLKDGEAKFLERARLLRRYGAAAVVMAFDETGQADNLERRKEITARAYRLLTEQADFPPQDIIFDPNVLTVATGLEEHDRYALEFIEATRWIKANLPGALVSGGISNVSFSFRGNNHVREAMHSVFLYHAIRAGLDMGIVNAGMLAVYEDIEPELREAVEDVILARTPNATENLLALAESYKGVKREAAAQSEWRERPVNERLKHALISGITDFVVEDAEEAYRELGSPLKVIEGPLMDGMNVVGDLFGAGKMFLPQVVKSARVMKRAVAHLTPYMEAEKQEVGGKGKVLLATVKGDVHDIGKNIVGVVLACNGYQVTDLGVMVPTERILDEAERIGADVIGLSGLITPSLDEMVGVAREMTRRGGTLPLLIGGATTSRAHTAVKIDPAYAGLVVHVLDASRAVTTTADILADPAGVQKRIQAEYDALRERHGKREVRLIPIETARERAPRVSPALPPAPREPGRQIIEQPLTELLDYIDWTPFFIAWEMKGIYPNILTDPLRGEQARTLFADAQALLRRVIDEGLLTARGVIGLWPAERRGDDIVVKAEAGTHGIGVRDTLDHQTHEIAAGREALPQDTVLHTLRQQRDQATPNGALADFIAYRGDHIGAFAVAIHGAEELARAFETDHDDYNAILIKALADRLAEAFAEKLHRDVRVRHWGYAPLETLDNNDLIRERYDGIRPAPGYPSQPDHTEKRTLFSLLGAGEIGLHLTESCAMTPAAAVSGLYFAHPEARYLAVGRIGRDQVEDYAGRKGWSVEEAERWLGPLLAYDPAEPTFISSDAPQTLATVAAGHPQ; from the coding sequence ATGAACAGGGATATTCGCGCTGCGGCGCGTGAACGCATCCTGGTGCTGGACGGCGCGTGGGGCACCATGCTGCAGCGGGCCAACCTGAACGAGGCGGATTTCAGGTTCGATGGAGCCGATCCCCTGCGGATGTATCGGGGCAATTTCGATCTGCTGCAACTGACCCGCCCGGACGTGATCCGGGACATCCACCGCGCGTATTTCGGGGCGGGCGCGGACATCGCCAGCACCAACACCTTCAACAGCACCACCATCTCGCAGGCGGATTACGGCACAGAAGCCCTGGCCCGCGCCATGAACGAGGCCGGCGCACGGCTGGCCCGCGAGGTGGCCGACGAGTTCGAGGCCGCCGACGGCAAACCGCGCTGGGTGGCCGGGGCCATCGGGCCGACGAACCGCACCGCCACCTTGTCGCCGGACGTGGAAAGACCAGAGTTTCGCAACGTCACCTTCGACAGCCTGGTAGACGCCTACGCCGCCGCCGCCGAGGGATTGATCGTGGGCGGGGCCGACCTGCTGCTGCTGGAAACCGTGTTCGACACGCTGAATGCCAAGGCCGCGCTGTTCGCCTGCGAGGAGGCGTTCGCGCGCACGGGCAGGACGCTGCCGGTGATGCTTTCCGGCACCATCACCGACGCCTCGGGCCGCACGCTGAGTGGACAGACGCCCGAAGCCTTCGCCATCAGCACGGCGCACGCCAACCTGTTCAGCCTGGGATTGAACTGTGCGCTGGGCGCGGACCTGCTGCGGCCCCATCTGCGGGCCATTGCAGCGAACACCGAAACGCTGGTGTCGGTCCACCCCAACGCGGGTCTGCCCAACGCTTTCGGCGAGTACGACGAGACGCCCGAACACACGGCGTCGGTGCTGGCTGATTTCGCCCGCGAGGGGCTGGTCAATATCGTGGGCGGCTGTTGCGGAACCACACCAGAACATATCCGCGCCATTGCCAACGAGATGGCGAGGATCAAGCCGCGCACCGCCGCCAAGTTGCCGCCTTTCCTGCGCCTCAGCGGCCTGGAAGCGCTGACGGTCACCCCAGAACTGAACTTTGTCAACGTAGGTGAACGTACCAACGTCACCGGCAGCCCCAGATTTAACAAGGCGATTCTGGCCGGGGACTTTGACACCGGCCTCAAGATCGCGCGGCAGCAGGTGGAGAACGGCGCGCAGATCGTGGACATCAACTTCGACGAGGGCATGCTGGACGGCGAGGCCGCAATGGTCAAGTTCCTGAACCTGCTGGCCGGGGAGCCGGACATCTCGCGGGTGCCGCTGATGCTGGACAGCAGCAAGTGGGAGATTCTGGAAGCGGGCCTCAAGCGGGTGCAGGGCAAGTGCGTGGTGAACAGCATTTCCCTCAAGGACGGCGAGGCCAAGTTTCTGGAGCGGGCGCGGCTGCTGCGGCGCTACGGGGCCGCCGCCGTCGTTATGGCCTTTGACGAGACGGGGCAGGCCGATAACCTGGAACGGCGCAAGGAGATCACCGCCCGCGCCTACAGGCTGCTGACCGAACAGGCCGACTTTCCGCCGCAGGACATCATCTTTGATCCCAACGTGCTGACGGTGGCGACGGGCCTGGAAGAGCATGACCGCTACGCACTGGAGTTCATCGAGGCGACCCGCTGGATCAAGGCCAACCTGCCGGGAGCGCTGGTGTCGGGCGGTATCAGCAACGTGTCGTTTTCGTTCCGGGGCAACAACCACGTGCGCGAGGCGATGCACTCGGTCTTTCTGTACCATGCCATCCGCGCCGGGCTGGACATGGGCATCGTGAACGCCGGGATGCTGGCGGTGTACGAGGACATCGAGCCGGAACTGCGCGAGGCGGTGGAGGACGTGATTCTGGCCCGCACACCGAATGCCACGGAGAACCTGCTGGCGCTGGCCGAGAGCTACAAGGGGGTGAAGCGCGAGGCCGCCGCCCAGAGCGAGTGGCGCGAGCGTCCTGTGAACGAGCGGCTCAAGCACGCGCTGATCTCCGGCATCACCGACTTCGTGGTGGAGGACGCCGAGGAGGCGTACCGCGAGCTGGGTTCGCCGCTGAAGGTGATCGAGGGGCCGCTGATGGACGGCATGAACGTGGTGGGTGACCTGTTCGGGGCCGGGAAGATGTTCCTGCCGCAGGTGGTCAAGTCCGCCCGCGTGATGAAACGCGCCGTGGCCCACCTGACGCCCTACATGGAGGCCGAGAAGCAGGAGGTCGGCGGCAAGGGCAAGGTACTGCTGGCCACGGTCAAGGGCGACGTGCACGACATCGGCAAGAACATCGTGGGCGTGGTGCTGGCCTGCAACGGCTATCAGGTCACCGATCTTGGCGTGATGGTGCCCACCGAGCGGATTCTGGACGAGGCCGAGCGCATCGGCGCGGACGTGATCGGCCTGAGCGGCCTGATCACCCCCAGCCTGGATGAGATGGTGGGCGTGGCCCGCGAGATGACCCGCCGGGGCGGCACGCTGCCGCTACTGATCGGCGGGGCCACCACCAGTCGGGCGCATACAGCGGTCAAGATTGATCCGGCCTACGCTGGGCTGGTGGTGCATGTGCTGGATGCCAGCCGCGCCGTCACCACCACCGCTGACATCCTGGCCGATCCGGCAGGGGTGCAGAAGCGTATCCAGGCCGAATACGACGCCCTGCGCGAACGCCACGGCAAGCGCGAGGTGCGCCTGATTCCCATCGAGACGGCCCGCGAACGTGCCCCGCGCGTCTCCCCCGCCCTGCCCCCCGCGCCGCGCGAACCGGGACGGCAGATCATCGAGCAGCCGCTGACCGAATTGCTGGACTACATCGACTGGACGCCGTTCTTCATCGCCTGGGAGATGAAGGGCATCTACCCCAACATCCTGACCGATCCGCTGCGCGGCGAACAGGCCCGCACGCTGTTTGCCGACGCCCAGGCCCTGCTGCGCCGCGTGATCGACGAGGGCTTATTGACGGCGCGGGGCGTGATCGGCCTGTGGCCCGCCGAGCGGCGTGGCGACGACATCGTGGTGAAGGCGGAGGCGGGAACGCACGGCATCGGGGTGCGCGACACGCTGGACCATCAGACCCATGAGATCGCGGCAGGACGCGAGGCGTTGCCGCAGGACACCGTCCTGCATACCCTGCGCCAGCAGCGCGATCAGGCCACACCCAACGGGGCGCTGGCCGACTTCATCGCGTACCGGGGAGACCACATCGGCGCATTCGCGGTGGCCATCCACGGCGCAGAGGAACTGGCCCGCGCCTTCGAGACAGACCATGACGACTACAACGCCATTCTGATCAAGGCGCTGGCCGACCGACTGGCCGAGGCTTTTGCAGAAAAGCTGCACCGCGACGTGCGGGTGAGGCACTGGGGCTACGCGCCCCTTGAGACGCTGGACAACAATGACCTGATCCGCGAGCGCTACGACGGCATCCGCCCCGCACCCGGCTACCCGTCCCAGCCGGACCATACTGAGAAACGCACGCTGTTCTCGCTGCTGGGGGCCGGGGAAATCGGCCTGCACCTCACCGAGTCCTGCGCCATGACCCCTGCCGCCGCCGTGTCGGGCCTGTATTTTGCCCACCCGGAAGCGCGGTATCTGGCGGTGGGCCGCATTGGGCGTGATCAGGTGGAGGATTACGCCGGGCGCAAGGGCTGGAGCGTGGAGGAAGCCGAGCGCTGGCTGGGGCCTTTGCTGGCATATGACCCGGCGGAACCGACATTCATAAGCAGCGATGCCCCCCAGACCCTTGCAACTGTCGCCGCAGGCCACCCGCAGTGA
- a CDS encoding patatin-like phospholipase family protein, translating to MKGFGLVLGGGGARGLAHIGVWQVLEDAGLTPSVVTGTSMGGLVGAFIAAGYSGAELERISGTVSWRRLLDWRPGTGLLKISAMEGWLAQHLPLTFEELTVPLAITATDMLTGRGVYLTRGSLHDALRATSAYPGALDSVPMRDMLLSDGGILNQVPVDAALFLGVQKVLAVDVTAPDALELHERRVLIWKREAHLGPVRALRRAVEIMQAQLTDARLSLYRPEVLLRPDLGSIDLMDFNRTGQAIAAGRDAATAELPRLKALLDGS from the coding sequence ATGAAGGGGTTCGGGCTGGTGCTGGGCGGGGGCGGCGCACGCGGGCTGGCCCACATCGGCGTGTGGCAGGTACTGGAGGACGCCGGCCTGACGCCCAGCGTGGTGACCGGCACCAGCATGGGCGGGCTGGTGGGGGCCTTTATCGCGGCGGGCTACAGCGGGGCGGAACTGGAACGCATCTCGGGTACGGTGTCGTGGCGGCGCCTGCTGGACTGGCGGCCCGGCACCGGACTCCTGAAGATCTCGGCCATGGAAGGCTGGCTGGCCCAGCACCTGCCGCTGACCTTCGAAGAACTGACGGTCCCGCTGGCCATCACCGCCACCGACATGCTGACCGGCCGGGGCGTGTACCTGACGCGCGGCAGCCTGCATGACGCCCTGCGGGCCACCAGCGCGTATCCGGGGGCGCTGGATAGCGTGCCAATGCGCGACATGCTGCTCTCGGACGGGGGCATCCTGAACCAAGTACCGGTGGACGCCGCGCTGTTTCTGGGGGTACAAAAGGTGCTGGCGGTGGACGTGACGGCCCCCGACGCCCTGGAACTGCACGAACGCCGGGTCCTGATCTGGAAACGCGAGGCCCACCTGGGGCCGGTGCGGGCGCTGCGGCGCGCGGTGGAGATCATGCAGGCGCAGCTGACCGACGCCCGTCTCAGCCTCTACCGCCCCGAGGTGCTGCTGCGCCCGGATCTGGGCAGCATCGACCTGATGGACTTCAACCGCACCGGGCAGGCCATCGCGGCGGGGCGGGACGCCGCGACGGCGGAACTGCCGCGTTTGAAAGCACTCCTGGACGGCAGTTGA
- a CDS encoding methylenetetrahydrofolate reductase: MTRVSIELVPRSRSGLRAELAAVAEHLPGADTINIPDFPRFSTRSWHGCAFARPRYRAIPHIRAVDLNPHEPLPMAAQLNEHGIDEVIVITGDAPSDMRARVYNVDAEQAIRRIRRELPHLKVYAGLDPYRQSLAREQDYLERKLEAGACGFFTQPFFDLRLMDTYADLLPEGVEVWWGATSVTSEGSLGYWRTRNHAVFPRQFQPTLEWNRRFAAELLTFARERGQHAYFMPIKADVVEYLGGIV, from the coding sequence GTGACCCGCGTCTCCATCGAACTGGTTCCCCGCTCGCGCTCCGGGCTGCGGGCAGAACTCGCGGCTGTGGCCGAACACCTGCCCGGCGCGGACACCATCAACATTCCGGACTTTCCACGCTTTAGCACGCGTTCGTGGCACGGCTGCGCCTTTGCCCGCCCCCGCTACCGGGCCATTCCGCACATCCGGGCGGTGGACCTGAATCCGCATGAACCGCTCCCGATGGCCGCGCAGCTGAACGAACACGGTATTGACGAGGTGATCGTGATTACCGGCGACGCGCCCAGTGACATGCGCGCCAGGGTCTATAACGTGGACGCCGAGCAGGCCATACGCCGCATTCGCCGCGAGTTGCCGCACCTGAAGGTCTATGCGGGGCTGGACCCCTACCGCCAGTCGCTCGCGCGTGAGCAGGACTACCTGGAACGCAAGCTGGAGGCCGGGGCCTGTGGCTTTTTCACCCAGCCTTTCTTCGACCTGCGCCTGATGGACACCTACGCCGACCTGCTGCCGGAGGGCGTGGAGGTGTGGTGGGGGGCCACGTCCGTCACGTCCGAGGGCTCACTGGGCTACTGGCGCACGCGCAACCACGCGGTGTTTCCCCGGCAGTTCCAGCCCACGCTGGAGTGGAACCGCCGGTTTGCTGCCGAACTGCTTACGTTCGCCCGCGAGCGCGGCCAGCACGCTTACTTCATGCCCATCAAGGCGGATGTGGTGGAATACCTGGGCGGCATTGTGTAG
- the lepB gene encoding signal peptidase I: MTRLQSAAPTTLQKVWKDFLEPIVFAVVITQFVATLVGVDGVSMMPNLRDRERVFVPKYETWLHKAGVGDFSRGDIVIFKPPREAFEKVPNLRKDFFGLWEYRPFLIKRVIGLPGDRIRVDAGEVYVNSVKLDSSWTTDYWRQQGCWDAQSSLANNAFSSEPYGVVPTEPEITVPEGHYYVMGDNRTANGSEDSRMLGTIPRRDVAGRAAAAVWPIMRKTNAKYDCASQSVGELSGPSVLNWRLLNRPEAFEKLKNEMTK; this comes from the coding sequence ATGACCAGACTTCAGTCCGCCGCACCCACCACCCTTCAGAAGGTGTGGAAGGATTTTCTAGAACCCATTGTCTTTGCGGTGGTGATCACCCAGTTCGTGGCGACGCTGGTGGGCGTGGACGGCGTGAGCATGATGCCCAACCTGCGCGACCGCGAGCGCGTGTTCGTGCCCAAGTACGAGACGTGGCTGCACAAGGCGGGCGTGGGCGACTTCAGCCGGGGCGACATCGTGATTTTCAAGCCCCCGCGCGAGGCCTTTGAGAAAGTGCCCAACCTGCGCAAAGACTTCTTCGGGCTGTGGGAATACCGCCCATTTCTGATCAAGCGCGTAATTGGCCTGCCGGGCGACCGCATCCGGGTGGATGCGGGCGAGGTGTACGTCAACAGCGTCAAACTCGATTCCAGCTGGACCACCGACTACTGGCGGCAGCAGGGCTGCTGGGATGCCCAGAGCTCACTGGCGAACAATGCTTTCTCATCTGAACCCTACGGCGTGGTGCCCACAGAGCCGGAAATTACCGTTCCCGAGGGTCATTATTACGTGATGGGGGACAACCGCACCGCCAACGGCTCGGAGGATTCGCGCATGCTGGGGACCATTCCCCGCCGGGACGTGGCCGGGCGTGCAGCGGCGGCAGTCTGGCCAATCATGCGGAAAACCAACGCCAAGTACGACTGCGCCAGCCAGAGCGTCGGCGAACTGAGCGGCCCGAGCGTCCTGAACTGGCGCCTCCTGAACCGCCCAGAAGCCTTCGAGAAATTGAAAAATGAAATGACGAAGTAA
- a CDS encoding LCP family protein gives MRRRVIGLVVLAGGVALAAPAFPFLSRYAALPDRADGPVTVLLAGVTPKYDERAPVWPWPTRPEDYSGLTDTIVLAQVRPDGTTNMLSIPRDTWVNVPGSGWGKINGSNPHGGPEALVGAVQTLTGVRADAYVLLSLNAMRAMTQAAGGVTLDVAQDMQYDDNAGNLHIDLKAGRQHLSGEEAEGYLRFRKDNLGDIGRVARQQNFLGALMNKVRNPLNWWRVPGMVGAVDGNMKSNLSRDQVAGLLGAALGGPRIAMHTVPGNFGGGGTWVADRAALSALVDRHFSDPNDPRRLSVAVINTAAPAGSARRLKDRLKGLGYLRVSVANGTQATDITTITGSGPQAERVLRDVGYGRVVEVPGVPGADVTVWLGSDTPAN, from the coding sequence GTGCGGCGTCGTGTGATTGGTCTGGTTGTGCTGGCCGGCGGGGTGGCCCTTGCGGCCCCCGCCTTTCCGTTTCTGTCCCGGTACGCGGCGTTGCCAGACAGGGCCGACGGACCGGTTACCGTGCTGCTGGCCGGCGTGACCCCCAAATACGACGAGCGCGCTCCGGTATGGCCGTGGCCCACCCGCCCTGAGGATTACAGCGGCCTGACCGACACCATCGTGCTGGCCCAGGTACGGCCCGACGGAACCACCAACATGCTCAGCATTCCGCGTGACACCTGGGTCAACGTGCCCGGCAGCGGCTGGGGCAAGATCAACGGGTCCAATCCGCACGGTGGCCCGGAGGCGCTGGTGGGCGCCGTGCAGACCCTGACAGGCGTCAGGGCCGACGCCTACGTCCTGCTGTCCCTGAACGCCATGCGTGCCATGACCCAGGCCGCCGGCGGGGTCACGCTGGACGTGGCCCAGGACATGCAGTACGACGACAACGCCGGCAACCTGCACATCGACCTCAAGGCGGGGCGGCAGCACCTGAGCGGCGAGGAGGCCGAGGGCTACCTGCGCTTCCGCAAGGACAACCTGGGCGATATCGGCCGGGTGGCGCGGCAGCAGAACTTTCTGGGCGCGTTGATGAACAAGGTCAGGAATCCGCTGAACTGGTGGAGGGTGCCGGGCATGGTGGGTGCGGTGGACGGCAACATGAAAAGCAACCTGAGCCGTGACCAGGTGGCCGGGCTGCTGGGCGCGGCCCTGGGCGGCCCCAGGATTGCCATGCACACCGTTCCGGGCAATTTCGGCGGGGGCGGCACCTGGGTGGCGGACCGCGCCGCACTGTCGGCGCTGGTGGACCGCCACTTCAGCGATCCCAACGATCCGCGTCGCCTGAGCGTCGCCGTGATCAACACTGCCGCTCCTGCCGGCAGCGCCCGCCGCCTGAAAGACCGCCTGAAGGGGCTGGGCTACCTGCGGGTCAGCGTTGCCAACGGCACCCAGGCCACCGACATCACCACCATCACCGGGTCCGGGCCACAGGCCGAGCGTGTCCTGCGCGATGTCGGGTACGGGCGGGTGGTTGAGGTTCCAGGGGTACCGGGCGCGGATGTGACGGTGTGGCTCGGCAGCGACACTCCTGCCAACTGA
- a CDS encoding alpha-amylase family glycosyl hydrolase translates to MTDPAPAQAMAAQLKWWQKGIIYQIYPRSFQDSTGDGVGDLRGITARLPYLKSLGVEAAWLSPIFTSPMHDFGYDVADYCDIDPLFGTLDDFDALVQEAHGLGLKVMLDYVPNHSSADHAWFQEALKGKGSEKRDWYVWRDPGPDGGLPNNWKSFFGGPAWTLDEASGQYYLHQFLPSQPDLNWRNPAVREAMFDVLRFWMRRGVDGFRVDVIWLLAEDERFLDEPVNPEWLPGDIEHNSVQHIYTQDQPETHQYIREMRAVLDEFEDRMMVGEIYLPVEQLLPYAGTEDAAMVHLPFNFHLILRPWQAQAVREFADSYDAACLKIGTWPNWVLGNHDQHRFKSRVGAAQYRVAQTLLLTLRGTPTVYYGDEIGMDNVRIPLERMVDPAGLQQPDSPAASRDPERTPMQWDATANAGFSPAAATPWLPLADDYQTTNVQAQQADPHSDLSYFRALTALRQQHPALVGGAYHSVDSGHEDVFAFRRSLGGETLTILLNFGAGEHVLGDVAAGHTLLSSRNDQPRSGAGLRPNEARIILT, encoded by the coding sequence ATGACCGATCCAGCACCCGCGCAGGCGATGGCCGCACAGCTCAAATGGTGGCAGAAGGGCATCATCTACCAGATTTACCCGCGTTCATTCCAGGACAGCACGGGCGACGGCGTGGGTGACCTGCGCGGCATCACGGCGCGGCTGCCATACCTGAAAAGCCTGGGCGTGGAGGCGGCGTGGCTCTCGCCCATCTTCACGTCCCCCATGCACGACTTCGGCTACGACGTGGCCGACTACTGCGACATCGACCCGCTGTTCGGCACCCTGGACGACTTTGACGCACTGGTCCAGGAGGCGCACGGCCTGGGCCTCAAGGTCATGCTGGACTATGTGCCCAACCACTCCTCTGCGGACCACGCGTGGTTTCAGGAGGCATTGAAGGGCAAAGGCAGCGAGAAGCGCGACTGGTACGTGTGGCGTGACCCCGGCCCGGACGGCGGGTTACCCAACAACTGGAAATCCTTTTTTGGCGGCCCGGCGTGGACCCTGGATGAGGCGAGCGGGCAATACTACCTGCACCAGTTCCTGCCCAGCCAGCCGGACCTGAACTGGCGCAACCCGGCGGTACGTGAAGCGATGTTCGACGTGCTGCGCTTCTGGATGCGCCGGGGCGTGGACGGCTTCCGGGTGGACGTGATCTGGCTGCTGGCCGAGGACGAGCGCTTTCTGGACGAACCCGTCAACCCGGAGTGGCTGCCGGGCGACATTGAGCACAACAGCGTGCAGCACATCTACACCCAGGACCAGCCGGAGACCCACCAGTACATCCGCGAGATGCGGGCCGTGCTGGACGAATTCGAGGACCGCATGATGGTGGGCGAGATCTACCTGCCGGTCGAGCAGTTGCTGCCCTACGCCGGAACCGAGGACGCGGCGATGGTGCACCTGCCTTTCAACTTCCACCTGATTCTGCGGCCCTGGCAGGCCCAGGCGGTGCGCGAGTTCGCCGACAGCTACGACGCCGCGTGCCTCAAGATCGGCACCTGGCCCAACTGGGTCCTGGGCAATCACGATCAGCACCGCTTCAAATCACGGGTGGGCGCGGCGCAGTACCGGGTGGCCCAGACCCTGCTGCTGACCCTGCGCGGCACGCCCACGGTGTACTACGGCGACGAGATCGGCATGGACAACGTCAGGATTCCCCTGGAACGCATGGTGGACCCGGCAGGGTTGCAGCAGCCCGACTCCCCCGCCGCCAGCCGCGACCCGGAACGCACCCCCATGCAGTGGGACGCCACGGCCAACGCCGGATTCAGCCCTGCCGCAGCCACGCCCTGGCTGCCGCTGGCGGACGACTATCAGACCACCAACGTCCAGGCGCAGCAGGCGGACCCGCACAGCGACCTGAGCTATTTCCGCGCCCTGACCGCCCTGCGCCAGCAGCACCCGGCCCTGGTGGGCGGCGCGTACCACAGCGTGGACAGCGGTCACGAGGACGTGTTCGCCTTCCGCCGCAGCCTGGGTGGTGAGACGCTGACCATCCTGCTGAACTTCGGCGCGGGTGAGCATGTCCTGGGTGACGTGGCGGCGGGACACACGCTGCTCAGTTCCCGCAACGATCAGCCCCGGAGCGGCGCGGGCCTGCGGCCCAACGAGGCGCGCATCATCCTGACGTAG